A window of Nicotiana sylvestris chromosome 8, ASM39365v2, whole genome shotgun sequence genomic DNA:
TGGTTTTTTGGTGAAATTAGCATTACTTAATTACTGAAGTTGAATGGTTGCAACTTGCGTTGGTTTGATTTAGGGCGGTGAAGGATCAGCTCCGAGAAGCTTGAATTGTTTCTAGTGAGCTTTTGCCTAACTTATCTGTACTTTATGATGGATAAAGCTTGAGCAACATAGTAATTCCACTATGCGTGAACATTTGCGGCTTTTCATGTATGAATTAATTGTCAATACTTAACCTTTGAGTCATACCTTTCAGCACGAACAATGGTTTTCTTGCAGCGTTTCTTATCATTGGCTGatatctttttgtattttttttctactGCAGCTTTTTGCATATGATACTGTTAACAAGAACTTGTCACCTAAACTCGGAGAGCAACCCAAAATTCCAATTCCTGCTTCATTAGTTGCAGGAGCCTGTGCCGGAGTCAGCTCTACTTTACTGACATATCCTCTCGAGCTAGTCAAGACTCGATTGACGATTCAGGTAAAAATGAAAGTTGCTGTTGATAGCTTAAAGGTATTCTTCTGGAACTTTATATGAAAATAGTACGTGATTTATTGACCTTTGTTATCTGCAGAGAGAAGTTTACGATGGTTTATTTGATGCATTCGTAAAAATATTGAAAGAGGGTGGGCCTGGTGAGCTCTATAGAGGTCTCACTCCTAGTCTTATTGGAGTCATTCCCTATGCCGCCACAAACTACTTTGCGTATGATACATTGCGGAAAGCTTACAGAAAGATTTTCAAAGAAGAAAAGATCGGAAACATAGAGACACTTCTGATTGGATCAGCAGCAGGTGCTATATCTAGCAGTGCAACGTTTCCTTTAGAGGTGGCTCGTAAGCATATGCAGGTGGGCGCTGTTAGTGGAAGAGTAGTTTACAAGAATGTAATTCATGCTCTTGCCAGTATACTTGAAAAGGAGGGGATTCAGGGGTTGTATAAAGGCCTCGGTCCGAGCTGCATGAAGTTAGTTCCTGCAGCAGGAATATCTTTCATGTGTTATGAAGCATGCAAGAGGATATTGATAGAGGCAGAGAATGAAGAGTAAAGAAGCTCCTTACGCGATAGGGTCATAGAGCATTTCAAGAATAGGGAAAAGGTAGGGGACATCTTCTTTATACAATTGAGTTAATTTATCTTGCTCCTTTTTTCCAGATGCTCGGAATTTTGTTTTGGATTGAGCCTGGTT
This region includes:
- the LOC104219344 gene encoding adenine nucleotide transporter BT1, chloroplastic/mitochondrial; the encoded protein is MDRKEMQVLECKRDGNLCNSQLGFQWSLQDSNFVPVGGLFASVGQMGSMGFGVSSPNNSNSRDENGGFKLPYFDLYMKYLSFPEIVGHGEEEEGVLKKKKKKKGGLKIKFKVANPSLRRLISGAIAGAISRTAVAPLETIRTHLMVGSSGHSSTEVFNNIMNTEGWTGLFRGNLVNVIRVAPSKAVELFAYDTVNKNLSPKLGEQPKIPIPASLVAGACAGVSSTLLTYPLELVKTRLTIQREVYDGLFDAFVKILKEGGPGELYRGLTPSLIGVIPYAATNYFAYDTLRKAYRKIFKEEKIGNIETLLIGSAAGAISSSATFPLEVARKHMQVGAVSGRVVYKNVIHALASILEKEGIQGLYKGLGPSCMKLVPAAGISFMCYEACKRILIEAENEE